The genomic interval GGGCCGCTGAACGCGTACGAGCTGATGACCGCGATGATCGTGGCCGGCGCCGCCGGGGTGCACTGGGAGGACCAGCTCGCCTCGGAGAAGAAGTGCGGGCACCTCGGCGGCAAGGTGCTGGTACCGACCGGGCAGCACATCCGGACCCTCAACGCCGCCCGGCTCGCCGCCGACGTGGCCGGCGTCCCCTCGGTGATCATCGCGCGTACCGACGCGCAGGCGGCGACGCTGCTCACCACCGACGTCGACGAGCGGGACCGGCCCTTCGTCACCGGCGAGCGGACCGCTGAGGGCTTCTACCGGGTGCGCAACGGCTTCGACGCCTGTGTGGCCCGGGGACTCGCCTACGCCCCGCACGCCGACCTGCTCTGGATGGAGACCAGCACCCCGGACCTGGAGCTGGCCCGCCGGTTCGCCGAGGAGATCAAGGCCGTCTACCCGGACCAGATGCTGGCCTACAACTGCTCGCCGTCGTTCAACTGGCGCCGGCACCTCGACGACGCCACCATCGCCAAGTTCCAACGGGAACTCGGGCACATGGGCTACCGCTTCCAGTTCATCACCCTGGCCGGGTTCCACGCGCTCAACTACTCGATGTTCGACCTGGCCCGGGGCTACGCCACCGAGGGCATGCCGGCGTACGTGTCGTTGCAGGAGCGGGAGTTCGCCGCCGAGGCGTACGGCTACACGGCGGTCAAGCACCAGCGCGAGGTCGGCACCGGCTACTTCGACCTGGTCAGTACGGTGCTGAACCCGGCCGCCGAGACCACCGCGCTGCGCGGTTCGACCGAGGAGGAACAGTTCGCATGAGAATCCACGTCACCGGGCCGCTGTGGGAGCGCTACGAGGAGATCCTCAGCCCCAAGGCGCTGGACTTCCTGGTCGCGCTCGACAGCGAGTTCGCGGCCCGCCGGGTGGCCCTGCTGGACACCCGGCGGGCCCGCCGGGCCCGCTACGCCGAGGGTCAGCTCCCCGGCTTCCTGCCCGAGACCGAGGCGATCCGGGCCGACCCGAGCTGGCGGGTGGCGCCGCCGGCACCGGGCCTGCACGACCGGCGGGTCGAGATCACCGGCCCGACCGACCGGAAGATGACGGTCAACGCCCTCAACTCCGGTGCGAAGGTCTGGCTGGCCGACTTCGAGGACGCGCTCGCGCCGACCTGGGACAACGTGATCGGCGGCCAGCTCAACCTGGTCGACGCGATCGACCGGCGGATCGACTTCACCGCGCCCGGCGGCAAGCGCTACGTCCTCGGCGACGACCTCGCCACCATCGTCGTCCGGCCGCGCGGCTGGCACCTGGTGGAGAAGCACATCGTGGTCGACGGGCGGGCGATCTCGGCCAGCCTGGTCGACTTCGGGCTCTACCTCTTCCACTGCGCCGGGCGGCAGCTCGACGCCGGCAGCGGCCCGTACTTCTACCTGCCGAAGCTGGAGAGCCACCGTGAGGCACGGCTCTGGAACGACGTCTTCCGGTTCGCGCAGAACTGGCTCGGCATCCCGCAGGGGACCATCCGGGCAACCGTGCTGATCGAGACCGTCACCGCCGCGTTCGAGATGGACGAGATCCTGTACGAACTCCGCGAGCACTGCGCGGGGCTGAACGCCGGACGGTGGGACTACATCTTCAGCATCGTCAAGAACTTCGGCTGGCGCGACGACTTCGTACTCCCGGACCGGGGCGACGTGACGATGACGGTGCCGTTCATGCGGGCGTACACCGAACTGCTGGTCCAGACCTGTCACCGGCGCGGCGCGCACGCGATCGGCGGGATGGCCGCCTTCATCCCGAGCCGCGACCCGGCGGTGAACGCGGTCGCCCTCGGCAAGGTCCGGGGCGACAAGGAGCGTGAGGCCGCCGACGGGTTCGACGGCTCCTGGGTGGCCCACCCCGGCCTCGTCCCGGTCTGCCGGGACGCCTTCGACGCGGTGCTCGGCGACCGGCCGCACCAGCTCGACCGGCGCCGCCCCGAGGTCACTGTCGGCGCGGACGACCTGCTGTCGGTGGACCGGACGCCGGGCCGGGTGACCGGCGTGGGGCTGCGCGGCAACGTGGCGGTGGCGCTGCGCTACTTCGACGCCTGGCTCGGCGGCACCGGCGCGGCGGCCATCTTCGACCTGATGGAGGACGCCGCCACCGCCGAGATCGCCCGCTGTCAGGTGTGGCAGTGGCTGCACCACGCGACGCCGCTGGCCGAGGGCGGCCGGGTCACCGAGGAACTGGTCCGGTCGATCCTGGTCGAGGAGGTGACGCGGCTGAACGCGGAACGGTCGGTGTCGGAACGGGACCGGCTGACCCGGGCGGCGGAGATCTTCGTCCGGGTCGCGCTCGGCGAGGAGTTGCCGGCCTTCTTCACCACCGAGGCGTACGCCCGGCACCTGGTGACGGCGCAGCAGTCGCGCGGTACCGCCCGGACGGGCGTGGCGATGGCGGCATAGCGGACCGGTGCTCCCGGGCCCGGGTCGGGGCCGCGCGTGCCACGGTGGCGCGCGCGGCCCGCCGGCGTCCCGGGGCAGCCCCGTTCGCTGCCTGCCACCGCCCCTGTCGGGCTACCGTTGCCGGATCAGTCCGCCGGTGTTGTCCCATCCGGTCGCCGCGACGAGTCGTCCGCCGCTGACCATGCTGGCGGGGACGTTGAAGCCGTAACGCTGCTGGGCGACGCGGCCGCCGGGCCGGCGGTCGAACGCCTGGCAGCCGACCATCGAGGTGGCGGCGGCGTCGGCGACGTAGAAACCGTCGGCGGTGTCGGCGGTGCCCTGCACGTCGTACATGGCGGCGGTGTCGGCGACACAGCCGACGAAGGTGTTCCGGTCCCACTCGACGTACCAGCCGTGCAGCCTGGTGTCCTGGGACTCGCAGCCGACGAACTTGTTCCGGTTGGCCCTGACGTGCCAACCGTAGCCCCGGGTGTACCAGGACTTGCACACCTGGAAGAAGTTGTTCGCCGCGTTGGCGCCGACGTAGAAGCCGGCGTTCGCCCCGGTGGAGTCGCGGGTGGTCGCCTCGCAGGCGTGCCACCAGTTGTCCGGTGCGTCGATCATGAACCCGTACTGACCGGCGCCGCGTACCCGGAGCCGGCTCGTCACCGTGGCCTGGGTGTCCGTACCCCGGCAGGCCACACCGGCGCGGCGATGGTGTACCTACCGGCGCCGAGCTGGACAGCGGTGGCGCCCGCGCTGATCGCCGCCTGGATGGAGCCGCCCGGAGCGACGTACTCCCACGGTCCGACAGCGGCGGCCGACGCGGGTTCCGGGTCGAACATGCCGGCACCGGTCACGCCTGCCAGCCCGGCCACGGCGAGGCCGCCGCCACGGATCATCGCGCGTCGGGAACTCCTGCCCGGCATCGGTTCTGGATCTGTACCGTCCACGGGTTTCGGTGTCGACAAGGGGTTCAGCCTCTCTGCTGGTACGCCAGGGCGCCGGATCAGGCGAGCATTGTTCCAGAGAGGACAGTCGAGGCGCTGCCCCGGATCATGAACTCGACGGGGCGGCCGGACGGCCGGGACCGGGCGGAGTCGTCCCGGCGTCGGAACCGGGTTCGGCCCGGCGGGGCCGCAGCACGTTGCCGGTGAGTCGGATTAGCTCGGCGTCCCGGTCGGCCCGCTGGCGCGGCCAGCCCGCCGCGTCCGGCCGACGGTGCCAGGGCAGCGGTCCGGCCGGCGGGCGATACTCCACGCCGAACGCGTCCAGCCGGGCCAGGTGCTCGCGCAGCCGGTCGTCGAAACCCTCCGCCGACCCCGGCGCCGACCAGACCGCCTCGGCGAACGCGGAGAGCCGGGGGAAGGCCAGGTAGTCGACGGTACGCGGGCTGTCGGCGTGCTCGGTCCAGAGGTTGCACTGCGCGCCGACGATCCGGTGCCGCAGCTCGGCCGGCAGTTCGGCGGGTACCGGTTCGAAGGCCCGGACGTCCGCGACGGTGAGTACGGTGCCGACCGGGATCGGCTCGTCCGGCCGGTCCGACTGCCGGTAGTCCAGGTAGGCGGAGGTGTCCCAGCAGGAGACGACGTCGTGCCCGGCCCGGGCCGCCGCGACCGCCAGCGCCGGCCCCCGCCACGCCGCGACGGTGGCCGGGTCGGGCAGGCCGCCCTCCAGCACCTCGTCCCAGCCGAACAGCGTCCGGCCGCGGGCCGCCAGATGCCGCTGGAGCTGCCGGACGAACCAGCTCTGCAACTCGTCCTCGTCGCGCAGCCCCAACTCGCGCCGGCGCCGCTGGGCGGCCGGGCTGGCCCGCCACTCGGACTTGTCGCACTCGTCGCCGCCGATCCCGACGTGCCGGCTGGGAAAGAGTTCCAGCACCTCGTCGAGCACGTTCCGGACGAAGTCGAGGGTCCCGTCGGAGACGTTCAGCACCCGCCGGGAGATCCCCCACCGGGTCGAGACCGCCACCGGTTCGCCGGGGTCGTTGCCGAGTTCCGGGTACGCGGCGATCGCCGCCTGGGTGTGCCCGGGCAGGTCGATCTCGGGTACGACGGTGACGAAGCGCTCCGCCGCGTACCCGACAATCTCCCGAAGGTCGTCCTGGCTGTAGTAGCCGCCGTGCGGCCGGCCGTCGAAGCGCTCGTGCTGGCGGGAGCCGACCATCGACTCGTGCCGCCAGGCGCCCACCTCGGTCAACCGGGGGTACCGCCGGATCTGCACCCGCCAACCCTGGTCGTCGGTGAGGTGCAGGTGCAGCACGTTCAGCTTGTGCGCGGCGAGCAGGTCGACGAAGCGGAGTACCCCGGCCACCGGCATGAAGTGCCGGGCCACGTCGAGCATGCAGCCGCGCCAGCCGAACCGGGGCGCGTCGGAGATCTCGACGGCCGGCACCGTCCACGGGCCGGCCGCCACCCGGGCCCGGCGGTGCACGGCCGGCGGCAGCAACTGGAGCAGCGTCTGCGTACCGTAGAAGACGCCGGCCGGCGCGCCGCCGGTGATGGCGACGCCGTCGGGGCGTACCCGCAGGTGGTAGCCCTCGGCGGGCAGTGCCGGGTCGACGGCGAGCGCGATGTCGCCTCCCCCGGCGACGGCACCACCCCCGTTGCGGGCGCCGTCGCCGGGGGAGGAGTCCGGCAGGGGCAGGCCGGTGGAGCGCGACAGCGTCTCCCGGAGCAGCCGGGCCACCCCGGCACAGTCGGCGTCGGCGCGCAGCGTCGTCGCCGGGCCGAGGACGACCGCCCCCGACCCCGGGCGGGTGGTGAGCGGACGGGGCAGCGGCATCAGTCCTTCACCGCCCCACCCAGCCCGGAGACCAGCCGGCGCCGGACGAAGACGAAGAAGACGAGTACCGGCACGGTCATCAGGGTGGAGGCGGCCATGATGCCGCCCCAGTCGTTCTCGTCCGGCTTGAAGAAGACCAGCAGCGCGGCGGGGAGGGTCTGGTTCTCGGTGGCGCTGATGATGAAGGTCTTGGCGAAGAGGAAGTCGTTCCAGGCGGTGATGAAGGAGAAGACGCTGGTGGCGGCGAGGCCGGGCGCGATCAGCGGGAAGAGGATCCGCCACAGGATGGTGAACCGGGAGGCCCCGTCCATGGTGGCCGCCTCCTCCACCTCCGGCGGCACCGCCGCGACGAAGCCGCGCAGCATCCAGATCGCGAACGGCAGGCTGAACGCCAACTGCACCAGTACCAGCGAGCCGAGGGTGTTCAGCCCGACCCCGGGTACGGTCCGGCCGAGGTCGCGGATCTGGAAGAAGAGCGGGATGCTCAGCGCCTCGACCGGCACCATCTGGGCGATCAGGAACATCACCAGGACGGTGCTGCGGGTCCGGAACCGGTAGCGGGTCAGCGCCACCGCGGCCAGGAAGGCGACCAGCGCGCTCAGCGCGACCACGGCCAG from Plantactinospora sp. BC1 carries:
- the aceA gene encoding isocitrate lyase, with the protein product MSTPAERLRTEWATDPRWRGVERAYDADEVVRLRGVVQEQHTLADRGARRLWELLHREDFVPALGALTGNQAVQMVRAGLKSIYLSGWQVAADANLSGHTYPDQSLYPANSVPAVVRRINNALLRAGQIETAEGRRTEGDDAGIDWLAPIVADAEAGFGGPLNAYELMTAMIVAGAAGVHWEDQLASEKKCGHLGGKVLVPTGQHIRTLNAARLAADVAGVPSVIIARTDAQAATLLTTDVDERDRPFVTGERTAEGFYRVRNGFDACVARGLAYAPHADLLWMETSTPDLELARRFAEEIKAVYPDQMLAYNCSPSFNWRRHLDDATIAKFQRELGHMGYRFQFITLAGFHALNYSMFDLARGYATEGMPAYVSLQEREFAAEAYGYTAVKHQREVGTGYFDLVSTVLNPAAETTALRGSTEEEQFA
- the aceB gene encoding malate synthase A, coding for MRIHVTGPLWERYEEILSPKALDFLVALDSEFAARRVALLDTRRARRARYAEGQLPGFLPETEAIRADPSWRVAPPAPGLHDRRVEITGPTDRKMTVNALNSGAKVWLADFEDALAPTWDNVIGGQLNLVDAIDRRIDFTAPGGKRYVLGDDLATIVVRPRGWHLVEKHIVVDGRAISASLVDFGLYLFHCAGRQLDAGSGPYFYLPKLESHREARLWNDVFRFAQNWLGIPQGTIRATVLIETVTAAFEMDEILYELREHCAGLNAGRWDYIFSIVKNFGWRDDFVLPDRGDVTMTVPFMRAYTELLVQTCHRRGAHAIGGMAAFIPSRDPAVNAVALGKVRGDKEREAADGFDGSWVAHPGLVPVCRDAFDAVLGDRPHQLDRRRPEVTVGADDLLSVDRTPGRVTGVGLRGNVAVALRYFDAWLGGTGAAAIFDLMEDAATAEIARCQVWQWLHHATPLAEGGRVTEELVRSILVEEVTRLNAERSVSERDRLTRAAEIFVRVALGEELPAFFTTEAYARHLVTAQQSRGTARTGVAMAA
- a CDS encoding beta-N-acetylhexosaminidase; amino-acid sequence: MPLPRPLTTRPGSGAVVLGPATTLRADADCAGVARLLRETLSRSTGLPLPDSSPGDGARNGGGAVAGGGDIALAVDPALPAEGYHLRVRPDGVAITGGAPAGVFYGTQTLLQLLPPAVHRRARVAAGPWTVPAVEISDAPRFGWRGCMLDVARHFMPVAGVLRFVDLLAAHKLNVLHLHLTDDQGWRVQIRRYPRLTEVGAWRHESMVGSRQHERFDGRPHGGYYSQDDLREIVGYAAERFVTVVPEIDLPGHTQAAIAAYPELGNDPGEPVAVSTRWGISRRVLNVSDGTLDFVRNVLDEVLELFPSRHVGIGGDECDKSEWRASPAAQRRRRELGLRDEDELQSWFVRQLQRHLAARGRTLFGWDEVLEGGLPDPATVAAWRGPALAVAAARAGHDVVSCWDTSAYLDYRQSDRPDEPIPVGTVLTVADVRAFEPVPAELPAELRHRIVGAQCNLWTEHADSPRTVDYLAFPRLSAFAEAVWSAPGSAEGFDDRLREHLARLDAFGVEYRPPAGPLPWHRRPDAAGWPRQRADRDAELIRLTGNVLRPRRAEPGSDAGTTPPGPGRPAAPSSS
- a CDS encoding carbohydrate ABC transporter permease; protein product: MRRRVADGVAILVALVTVFPIYWMVLSALKPTGEILSGDPRPWTLHPTLDHFRSALGVSGFGRYFLNSLVVALAVVALSALVAFLAAVALTRYRFRTRSTVLVMFLIAQMVPVEALSIPLFFQIRDLGRTVPGVGLNTLGSLVLVQLAFSLPFAIWMLRGFVAAVPPEVEEAATMDGASRFTILWRILFPLIAPGLAATSVFSFITAWNDFLFAKTFIISATENQTLPAALLVFFKPDENDWGGIMAASTLMTVPVLVFFVFVRRRLVSGLGGAVKD